A window of the Coprobacter fastidiosus genome harbors these coding sequences:
- a CDS encoding helix-turn-helix domain-containing protein produces MKTINQIIGENLKKIRELSGFTQEKIAKSIGIERSAYSNYEGGIREVPYDILEKLSNLFGCEPFILFEDNVQTDNEILATAFRISDLEDDDLKEIANFKDIVKSYLKMERIAQNEVE; encoded by the coding sequence ATGAAAACGATTAATCAAATTATTGGAGAAAATCTAAAGAAAATTAGAGAGTTATCCGGTTTTACGCAAGAGAAGATAGCTAAATCCATTGGGATTGAGCGTTCTGCATATAGTAATTATGAAGGAGGCATAAGGGAAGTTCCGTATGATATTTTAGAAAAACTATCAAACCTATTTGGTTGTGAGCCTTTTATTCTGTTTGAAGATAATGTCCAAACAGATAATGAGATTTTGGCTACGGCTTTCAGAATTTCCGATTTAGAAGATGACGATTTGAAAGAAATAGCCAATTTCAAGGATATTGTGAAATCATACCTTAAAATGGAACGAATAGCCCAAAATGAAGTTGAATAA
- a CDS encoding ImmA/IrrE family metallo-endopeptidase translates to MKLNKFIIERQVSEFRTDNGLSSSEPITLKSLLLKLNVLTIFRPLSENFSGMCLKDNSGHRFMLINSNQPRGRQHFTIAHELYHLFIEEKPTPHKCNPGHSKNKVEQYADMFASSLLMPEAGICQLIPEVELNTRNISIATILKLEHYFSVSRSALLYRLLNIGLITENTRSQLAEIGVKHSARCFGYDIALYEPANEGLVIGDFGEKARSLFDKEKISESHYMELLSKISINGTQENENSTRC, encoded by the coding sequence ATGAAGTTGAATAAATTTATTATAGAAAGACAAGTTTCAGAGTTTCGCACAGATAATGGGCTTAGCTCGTCCGAGCCTATTACATTGAAGAGTCTGCTCCTAAAGTTAAACGTACTTACTATTTTCAGACCTCTGTCTGAAAATTTTTCTGGTATGTGTTTAAAGGATAATTCCGGACACCGTTTTATGCTTATCAATTCTAACCAGCCACGAGGAAGACAACATTTTACGATTGCTCACGAATTATACCACTTATTTATAGAAGAAAAACCAACTCCACATAAATGTAATCCAGGACACAGCAAAAATAAAGTAGAACAATACGCAGATATGTTTGCTTCTTCCTTATTAATGCCGGAAGCTGGAATTTGCCAGTTAATACCGGAAGTAGAACTAAATACCAGAAACATTTCCATAGCAACGATTTTAAAGCTCGAACACTATTTTTCTGTTTCTCGTTCAGCTCTGCTATATCGATTATTAAACATTGGCCTCATAACTGAAAATACACGTTCCCAGCTTGCAGAGATAGGAGTAAAACACTCTGCAAGATGTTTCGGATATGACATTGCTCTATACGAACCCGCAAATGAGGGGTTAGTTATCGGTGATTTTGGAGAAAAGGCACGTAGTTTATTCGATAAAGAAAAAATTTCAGAGAGCCATTATATGGAATTACTCAGTAAAATAAGTATCAATGGGACACAAGAAAACGAAAATAGTACTCGATGCTGA
- a CDS encoding O-antigen ligase family protein, which translates to MRLLIWRVCSEMICHKPFSGYGTASFGQDYMLHQAHYFETHPDSRFSQTADDTVYPFNEFLHILVELGIPGLSAIGVFLLSLFLSRSKNGTKRILKAGLITYLCFSLFSYPNSVFPLFVLFGIFSGCIESRKVFKIPVSALTTGSLLILSVLVCSVSIREIRFYYNGAKTLEKFFTGNSSEAILFSDRHYEQLKYSESFNNIYSMWLEKHPDIKKLPRLPAGCNNYCNIGKTYMLSEQYDYAEEYLKTASFMVPEKITPNYLLWQNSLQRGDTTNAITIAERILKQPLKAESTYTLRVKSEIRRFLETEQGKTQVPAQ; encoded by the coding sequence TTGCGACTCCTGATCTGGAGAGTATGTTCGGAAATGATCTGTCATAAGCCGTTCTCAGGATACGGAACTGCATCATTCGGACAGGATTATATGCTGCACCAAGCGCACTATTTCGAAACGCATCCCGACTCGCGCTTTTCTCAAACTGCCGATGATACGGTCTACCCTTTCAATGAGTTTCTACATATATTGGTAGAACTCGGAATCCCGGGATTATCGGCAATCGGAGTTTTTTTACTCTCTCTATTTTTATCCCGATCGAAAAACGGGACAAAACGGATTTTAAAAGCCGGATTAATCACTTATTTATGCTTTTCGTTGTTTTCCTATCCGAATTCGGTCTTCCCTCTATTTGTCCTTTTCGGAATATTTTCGGGATGCATCGAGAGCCGGAAGGTATTTAAAATACCGGTATCCGCCTTGACAACGGGAAGCCTGCTAATTCTATCGGTTCTGGTCTGTTCCGTTTCAATTCGGGAAATCAGATTTTATTATAACGGAGCGAAAACTCTCGAAAAATTTTTCACGGGAAACAGTTCGGAAGCGATTTTATTTTCAGACCGACATTATGAACAGCTAAAATATAGCGAATCATTCAACAATATTTACAGCATGTGGCTGGAAAAACATCCGGATATAAAAAAGTTGCCGAGACTGCCGGCGGGATGCAACAATTATTGCAATATAGGAAAAACATATATGCTCTCTGAACAATACGACTATGCAGAAGAATATTTGAAAACAGCGTCTTTTATGGTTCCCGAGAAAATAACTCCCAACTATTTGTTATGGCAAAACTCATTACAAAGAGGGGACACGACGAACGCAATTACCATTGCCGAACGGATATTGAAACAACCTTTAAAAGCAGAAAGCACTTATACTCTCCGCGTCAAAAGCGAAATACGTAGATTTTTAGAAACCGAACAGGGAAAAACACAAGTTCCTGCCCAATAA
- a CDS encoding glycosyltransferase family 2 protein encodes MADHEKTLSVIIPSYNEGKTICHILTRVLSVLLPFEIKKEIVVVDDGSADETGMLVESFIREHPEVPIKYVVHDINRGKGMAIRTGIKHITGEYVIIQDADLEYDPHDYSLLLPYLHSGEYSVVYGSRFLNRQNRHSYPAFYWGGRLVSFIASLLYGQVLTDEPTCYKMFRSSLLKSIPLDCTGFEFCPEITAKVLKKGYKIKEVAISYTPRSMEDGKKIKWTDGLEAIWVLLKYRIR; translated from the coding sequence ATGGCAGATCATGAAAAAACTTTGTCGGTGATCATTCCTTCGTATAACGAAGGAAAGACCATTTGTCATATCTTGACTCGGGTTTTGTCGGTGTTATTGCCGTTCGAAATAAAAAAGGAGATCGTGGTTGTCGATGACGGTTCTGCCGATGAGACCGGAATGCTTGTCGAATCATTTATCCGGGAACATCCGGAAGTTCCGATAAAATATGTCGTTCATGATATAAATCGGGGAAAAGGGATGGCTATCCGTACCGGGATAAAACATATTACCGGAGAGTATGTGATTATACAAGATGCCGATTTAGAGTATGATCCGCACGATTATTCTTTGCTTTTGCCTTATTTGCATTCCGGTGAATATTCGGTTGTGTACGGTTCTCGTTTCCTGAATAGGCAAAACCGGCATTCTTATCCGGCATTTTATTGGGGAGGCCGTTTAGTCTCGTTTATTGCGAGTTTGTTGTACGGGCAGGTCTTGACCGACGAACCGACGTGTTATAAAATGTTCAGGTCGTCTTTGTTAAAATCGATACCTCTTGACTGCACCGGCTTTGAGTTTTGTCCGGAAATAACGGCTAAAGTTTTAAAAAAAGGATATAAGATAAAAGAGGTGGCAATAAGCTATACTCCTCGATCTATGGAGGATGGGAAAAAAATAAAATGGACAGATGGCCTTGAGGCGATCTGGGTTTTGTTGAAATATCGGATAAGGTGA
- a CDS encoding GNAT family N-acetyltransferase: MNCLKTKRLILRHFTEKDINALFAILSDKDVNTFLPMYPLRNIEETKRYFQYIKNYIQQKGLYYAICLKEDNIPIGCIHVSADDSHDLGYSIKKEFWHKGICTESCLAIIDMLKQTNIPYITATHDVNNPRSGKVMKAIGMTYQYSYEELWQPKNFLVTFRMYQLNFDGQKDRVYKKYWDKYPNHFIEEMPL, from the coding sequence ATGAATTGCTTAAAAACAAAACGATTGATATTAAGGCATTTCACGGAAAAAGATATAAATGCTCTATTCGCCATTTTAAGTGATAAAGATGTAAACACGTTTCTCCCCATGTATCCTTTGAGAAACATAGAAGAGACAAAAAGATACTTTCAATATATAAAAAATTATATTCAACAGAAAGGACTCTACTATGCTATTTGTCTTAAAGAAGACAATATACCTATCGGCTGTATTCATGTAAGTGCTGACGACAGTCATGATTTAGGATATAGCATCAAGAAAGAGTTCTGGCATAAAGGGATTTGCACCGAATCTTGCTTGGCAATAATCGATATGCTGAAACAAACAAATATCCCCTATATCACAGCTACACATGATGTAAATAATCCGAGAAGCGGAAAAGTAATGAAAGCCATAGGCATGACATATCAGTACTCTTATGAAGAACTGTGGCAACCTAAAAATTTTCTGGTCACATTCAGAATGTACCAACTAAATTTTGATGGACAAAAAGACAGAGTATATAAAAAATATTGGGATAAATACCCCAACCATTTCATAGAGGAAATGCCTTTATAA
- a CDS encoding HNH endonuclease has protein sequence MTKELENRILLLYAILNLGGNSNKKEVLDFIIENDLIALEDVDKELLVSRKEIRWRNELAYVRQHLVEIDALNRYEWSITPIGKMYYNSLVHDLTNIDTEYKLQRLKKPNIFVPISDFRVEVIEDIYKGVELSSTNIEAIVLCRRGQGIFRLNLLKLWKKCCVTGYSNGELLIASHIKPWRFSNNFERLDKFNGLLLTPTLDRLFDKGLITFDCNNGKILLSKELKDIELLGINSDMRINLFEENKKYLEYHNKHVFKDKIEMRL, from the coding sequence ATGACAAAAGAATTAGAGAATAGGATTTTATTATTATATGCAATATTGAATTTGGGTGGTAATTCCAACAAAAAAGAAGTTTTGGACTTTATCATTGAAAATGATTTGATTGCATTAGAGGATGTAGATAAAGAACTTTTGGTATCCCGTAAAGAAATAAGATGGCGAAATGAGTTAGCTTATGTTAGGCAACATTTGGTTGAGATAGACGCATTAAATAGATATGAATGGTCTATAACCCCTATAGGAAAGATGTATTATAATTCTTTGGTACATGATTTGACAAATATAGATACGGAGTACAAACTACAACGATTAAAAAAGCCTAATATTTTTGTTCCCATTAGTGATTTTAGGGTCGAGGTAATAGAAGATATTTATAAAGGTGTAGAGTTATCAAGTACTAATATTGAGGCTATAGTGCTTTGTCGGAGGGGACAAGGGATTTTTAGATTAAATCTGCTTAAACTTTGGAAAAAATGTTGTGTAACGGGGTATTCTAATGGAGAATTATTGATAGCATCACATATAAAACCATGGAGATTCTCAAATAATTTCGAACGATTGGATAAATTTAATGGTCTGTTGTTAACACCAACTTTGGACAGATTATTTGATAAAGGCTTGATAACTTTTGACTGTAATAATGGCAAAATTTTGTTGTCTAAAGAACTAAAAGATATTGAATTATTAGGGATTAATAGTGATATGAGAATTAATTTGTTCGAAGAAAATAAGAAATATCTTGAATATCACAATAAACATGTATTCAAAGATAAAATTGAAATGCGTTTATAG
- a CDS encoding mannose-1-phosphate guanylyltransferase, translating to MKNRYCIIMAGGIGSRFWPVSRTNRPKQFLDFFGTGHTLLQLTYDRFRKIIPPENIFIVTNEQYEGLVKQQIPDADDKHILLEPQRRNTAPCIAWAAYRIQSIDPEANIVVTPSDHLILKEDAFAECIDKGLEFVEKFPALLTLGVKPNRPETGYGYIQIGDESNGDINTVKTFTEKPNQELAEVFVESGEFFWNSGIFIWNVQTIIKAFQRYLPEVSARFESGIGKFNTSEEKEFIQENFPACQNISIDFGLMEKASNVFVLCADFGWADVGTWGSLYDISSKDKNGNVNQEGKSLIYESDNNIIAVPKDKLVVIEGLKNYIVADSDNVLLICRKDEEERIRQIVNDAKAKFGNEFI from the coding sequence ATGAAAAATAGATATTGTATCATTATGGCTGGCGGAATCGGAAGCCGATTCTGGCCTGTCAGCCGAACAAACCGCCCTAAACAGTTTTTAGATTTTTTCGGAACCGGACATACTCTCTTGCAACTGACCTATGATCGTTTCCGCAAAATTATTCCTCCCGAAAATATCTTCATCGTAACGAACGAACAATATGAAGGTTTGGTAAAACAACAAATACCGGATGCCGATGATAAACACATTTTGTTAGAACCCCAACGAAGAAATACAGCTCCTTGTATTGCTTGGGCAGCATACCGCATACAGTCTATCGATCCGGAAGCCAATATCGTAGTAACCCCGTCAGACCATCTTATTCTCAAAGAAGATGCTTTTGCGGAATGTATCGATAAAGGATTAGAATTTGTAGAAAAATTTCCGGCTCTTCTTACATTAGGAGTAAAACCCAACCGTCCGGAAACCGGATACGGATATATACAGATCGGAGATGAAAGTAACGGAGATATCAACACCGTTAAAACGTTTACGGAAAAACCCAATCAGGAATTGGCTGAAGTTTTTGTAGAAAGCGGAGAATTTTTCTGGAACTCCGGAATATTCATCTGGAATGTGCAGACCATTATTAAAGCGTTCCAACGATATCTTCCCGAAGTCTCGGCTCGATTCGAATCTGGAATCGGAAAATTCAATACATCTGAAGAAAAAGAATTTATTCAGGAAAATTTCCCCGCTTGCCAAAACATCTCCATAGATTTCGGACTGATGGAAAAAGCATCGAACGTATTTGTTCTCTGCGCCGATTTCGGATGGGCAGATGTAGGGACATGGGGATCTCTTTATGATATTTCGTCTAAAGATAAAAACGGCAATGTAAATCAAGAAGGAAAATCTCTCATTTATGAAAGTGATAACAACATCATTGCTGTTCCGAAAGATAAATTGGTCGTCATCGAAGGCTTAAAGAACTATATTGTCGCCGATTCGGACAATGTATTGCTCATTTGCAGAAAAGATGAAGAAGAACGTATCCGACAGATCGTGAATGATGCAAAAGCAAAATTCGGGAACGAATTTATTTGA